The stretch of DNA TCGAGGGCGTGGACGTTTTGCGCCCACGCCTCTGCGCACCCCTTCGACATAAAACCCAGCCCCGCTCCCGTCCTCCCTCGGGACTCCTCCTCACTCCCTCGGGCTGAAACGGCGAAACACGAGTCTGGGAAAGGGAAAGGGTGAGGGACGTACGCCCTAGTCCCGGTCCGGCGCCCCGAGCGGGAAGTACTTCCGGAACGGCCGCGCCTCGTCCACGGCGCGCGCGACGGAGGGCCGCGCGAGCAGGCGCTTGCGGTAGGCGCGCACGTGCGGGAACTGCTCGCCGATGGGCTGGGTCCAGTCCGCGTAGAAGAGGAAGGGCGCGGCGGCGCAGTCGGCGAGGCTGAAGGTGCTGCCCGCGGCCCACTCGCGCTTGGCCATCACCTTCTCGAGCCACGCATAGGAAGTCTCCAGCATCGCGCGCGCTTCGGCCACGCCGTGCGGGTCGCGCACGGACTCGGGGCGCAGCCGGTCGAACACCACCTTCTGCTGCGGGGTGGAGACGTAGTTGTCGAAGAAGCGGTCCATCATCCGCACCTCGAGCGCCTCGCGCGGGTCCGGCGGCAGCAGGCGCACCGGGCCCGGGTGGTAGAGGTCGAGGTACTCGATGATGCAGGTGGCCTCGAGCACCGTGCGCTCTCCGTCCACGAGCACGGGGAAGCGCTTGTGGGGCGAGCGCGCCGCGAGCTCCTTCGCGTAGGGGGCGTCGGGCCCGCCCACC from Aggregicoccus sp. 17bor-14 encodes:
- a CDS encoding glutathione S-transferase family protein translates to MALQLFAHPFSSYSQKALIALYENGTPFERLLVGGPDAPYAKELAARSPHKRFPVLVDGERTVLEATCIIEYLDLYHPGPVRLLPPDPREALEVRMMDRFFDNYVSTPQQKVVFDRLRPESVRDPHGVAEARAMLETSYAWLEKVMAKREWAAGSTFSLADCAAAPFLFYADWTQPIGEQFPHVRAYRKRLLARPSVARAVDEARPFRKYFPLGAPDRD